From a single Leishmania major strain Friedlin complete genome, chromosome 27 genomic region:
- the AAT23.1 gene encoding putative amino acid permease (previous protein_id=AAZ09813.1), translating into MASEETNPLNVQYCESAGNQVHQDSLDLRSEFQMKVAQRYDAKHVRRAEDVSSAEAPDPYDFSQYDPKRQIELQDKIRADRVARRLVPANVFQKYFDYLVPYGGLVSTGLNLASSSIGAGIIALPYAFNASGLVMAIIYMLMIAYLTIYSYYLLGQVGTKTGLRNYEQIVRALLGPGADYFLAFCMWFLSFGGEVSYVISVKDVLTAFLEDADNTPAFLLNIWGQRLLTFLVWLVAMLPLCLPKEINSLRYFSCVAIVFIVYFVIAMVVHSAQNGLRADPRPEIRMFTTGNTAVSAMSTFIFAFLSQLNAYESYEEMSNPTPLRLTLGATISVGIVFVLYFFAGLFGYLDFGAEMTGSALKKYTPVKDVMMGIGYVGILFKLCVGFGLHMIPVRDAIYHCVRVDVHMFPWWKNACVCAFMALLSLVAGLFIPSINVVFGLVGGFSGGFIGFIYPSFMVMYSGNWSLSSVGWFHYLSTYFLLIVGVVGVVWGTASSIYGEV; encoded by the coding sequence ATGGCCAGCGAGGAAACAAACCCCCTCAACGTGCAGTATTGTGAGTCCGCCGGTAATCAGGTCCACCAGGATTCGCTCGACCTGCGCTCCGAGTTTCAAATGAAAGTAGCGCAAAGATATGACGCGAAACATGTGAGGCGGGCGGAGGACGTCTCCTCCGCCGAGGCGCCGGACCCGTACGACTTCTCGCAGTACGACCCGAAGCGCCAGATCGAGTTGCAGGACAAGATCCGGGCTGATCGCGTGGCTCGCCGCCTCGTCCCCGCGAATGTGTTCCAGAAGTACTTCGACTACTTGGTGCCCTACGGCGGCCTGGTTTCCACGGGCCTCAACCtggccagctcctccattGGTGCCGGCATTATTGCGCTGCCCTACGCCTTCAACGCCTCCGGTCTTGTTATGGCCATCATCTACATGCTCATGATTGCCTACCTCACCATCTACTCCTACTACCTGCTGGGCCAGGTGGGCACCAAGACTGGTCTGCGCAACTACGAGCAGatcgtgcgcgcgctcctcggccCCGGCGCGGACTACTTCCTCGCCTTCTGCATGTGGTTTCTCAGTTTTGGCGGAGAGGTGTCGTACGTCATCTCCGTGAAGGATGTGCTGACGGCCTTCCTCGAGGACGCGGACAACACGCCGGCGTTCTTGCTGAACATCTGGGGCCAGCGCCTTCTCACCTTCCTCGTGTGGCTcgtggcgatgctgccgctgtgcctgcCGAAGGAGATCAACTCGCTGCGCTACTTCTCCTGCGTCGCGATTGTGTTCATAGTGTATTTTGTGATTGCGATGGTGGTGCACAGCGCACAGAACGGCCTGCGCGCGGATCCGCGCCCGGAGATCAGGATGTTCACGACGGGCAacaccgccgtctctgcgATGTCCACGTTCATCTTCGCCTTCCTATCGCAGCTGAACGCGTATGAGAGCTATGAGGAAATGAGCAAccccacgccgctgcgcctcacgcTGGGTGCCACCATCTCTGTCGGTATCGTGTTTGTGTTGTACTTCTTCGCCGGCCTCTTTGGGTACCTGGACTTCGGAGCCGAGATGACCGGCTCGGCGCTGAAGAAGTACACCCCGGTGAAGGACGTCATGATGGGCATCGGCTACGTGGGTATCCTGTTCAAGCTGTGCGTCGGGTTCGGTCTGCACATGATCCCGGTTCGTGATGCCATCTACCACTGCGTCCGCGTGGACGTGCACATGTTTCCGTGGTGGAAgaacgcgtgcgtgtgcgcctttatggcgctgctgtcgctcgTGGCTGGTCTGTTCATCCCGAGCATCAACGTCGTCTTTGGACTCGTTGGCGGCTTCTCTGGCGGCTTCATCGGCTTTATCTACCCCTCCTTCATGGTCATGTACTCCGGCAACtggtcgctgtcgtcggtTGGGTGGTTCCACTACCTGTCCACGTACTTTTTGCTGATTGTCGgtgtcgtcggcgtcgtgtGGGGCACGGCCAGCTCCATCTATGGCGAGGTTTAA
- a CDS encoding conserved hypothetical protein (previous protein_id=AAZ09811.1) yields the protein MKVELTMQYLDEWMLRWRKFQTESDWQIEKNRQWWRQANIVTAGAVMGGLVMYTAGAATIRRQFGAPHFFDVGVDAKIKEAICDTMTSRWRYTPQGYGRLMLVGLPTFFVFAISEHIQERRRLRAYVKQNTVFGEQARRLVQNGKIEEYLAVDIKASLPQNQTQLYA from the coding sequence ATGAAGGTCGAGCTGACGATGCAGTACCTGGATGAGTGGATGCTCCGCTGGCGCAAGTTCCAGACGGAGAGCGACTGGCAGATCGAGAAGAACCGccagtggtggcggcaggcAAACATTGTGACCGCCGGTGCGGTGATGGGGGGTCTTGTCATGTacaccgccggcgcggcgacCATCCGCCGCCAGTTCGGCGCCCCGCACTTTTTCGACGTCGGTGTGGACGCCAAGATCAAGGAAGCGATCTGTGATACCATGACAAGCCGCTGGCGCTACACCCCGCAGGGTTACGGACGTCTGATGCTGGTGGGGCTGCCCACCTTTTTTGTCTTTGCTATTTCCGAGCACATTcaagagcgccgccgcctccgcgcctACGTGAAGCAGAATACCGTGTTTGGTgagcaggcgcgccgccttgTGCAGAATGGCAAAATCGAGGAATACCTCGCGGTAGACATCAAGGCCTCGCTCCCTCAGAACCAAACGCAGCTTTACGCGTAA
- a CDS encoding hypothetical protein (previous protein_id=AAZ09810.1), whose translation MLSASSSSSELETADDASVEHAALAYERVRREHALQRYLKAREAYEVACIARERRQLVVQSHNHTLRLLGQVVCDVKAVVDGTLKEGLSVRESTATAAEMLLASSCYKRAERGLVTLLAHEGRQHEVLRAATSPATETSRIPQVFSSGSRAEKPVASSPAKHMLRPLLLLCEWRLDYATLLCRQRLPLFSELARAQRVVSNSRESAREARGRMSAPTTPVVQRCQVQVAEARASLAKARAFQRSLKDRLHQLHQMLSRSAPVHAESGVFVDAGVAEEIQARLRQELAVGHVTLLRILCESLSGAFDERGRLTAL comes from the coding sequence ATGTTGTCCGCATCATCTTCCAGCTCTGAACTGGAGACTGCCGACGACGCTTCCGTCGAACACGCCGCACTCGCCTACGAGCGCGTGAGGCGTGAacatgcgctgcagcgctacTTAAAGGCCCGAGAAGCGTACGAGGTCGCGTGCATCGCACGCGAGCGGCGCCAGCTTGTCGTGCAGTCACACAACCACACGCTGCGACTGCTGGGGCAGGTCGTTTGTGATGTGAAGGCGGTCGTCGATGGAACTCTGAAAGAAGGGTTGTCGGTGCGAGAGTCCACAGCCACAGCTGCAGAGATGCTGCTCGCATCTTCTTGCTACAAGAGGGCCGAGCGCGGTCTTGTGACTTTGTTGGCGCATGAGGGACGGCAGCACGAAGTGTTACGGGCCGCTACCTCGCCGGCAACCGAAACGTCTCGTATACCGCAAGTTTTTTCGTCCGGCTCGCGGGCTGAGAAGCCAGTCGCATCGTCGCCAGCAAAGCACATGCTGCgtccgctgcttctcctgtGTGAGTGGCGGCTTGACTACGCGACTCTGCTGTGCCGCCAACGCTTGCCCCTGTTTTCGGAGTTGGCGCGTGCCCAGCGAGTGGTTTCCAACTCCCGTGAGAGCGCCAGAGAGGCACGTGGGCGCATGAGCGCGCCGACGACACCTGTCGTGCAACGGTGTCAGGTGCAGGTTGCGGAAGCCAGGGCCTCGCTTGCTAAGGCGAGAGCATTTCAACGGTCTCTCAAGGATCGTCTTCATCAACTACATCAAATGTTGAGCCGAAGCGCACCTGTTCACGCCGAGAGTGGTGTCTTCGTGGATGCTGGTGTTGCAGAGGAGATTCAAGCACGACTTCGGCAGGAGCTCGCCGTCGGCCACGTTACACTGCTGCGTATTCTGTGCGAGAGTTTGAGTGGCGCGTTTgacgagagagggcgacTGACGGCTCTCTGA
- a CDS encoding conserved hypothetical protein (previous protein_id=AAZ09808.1), with translation MPPYFLRGSVGSTQSPSPPPSWLIAAHPQPSNASIGEANTSSILKELPSEVLIPTFLVLVMSSVMVTAVNAVFNVFVHQDRMVMETFQQWSRVLWMSKAAHIVEAPSAEQAHRMTQTHHVAAVTARSTTPVMSPVELYNSAAFFRGIAAPTAPAASRTGATASSATDVILVGVASSCSATPLPSATSATPCTGDADVIAEAEVYHEENPPAAVPAPVVAEALTNTMEAVRRESQHVIFEFHPYYIILCATKEFAMLIYIQYHFGGIHGGWRRFCVCGAANIFSGLLTSVWEYAMMALLPLDLDRATPVVVKEETKADSVFIVELLLRISTLELNDLPTVLMQGTTFVAFAAVLVPLLGTFCSSGLVRYMWIYVPLWLIYLVVRHIYYQGAGSLPSPRARNAAAVVGMTNEMLKAFLMKALTVFVLLFTMQSSFLLGLAWAEGATYDEGLQYMALHEFGFHAGAFASSFQKVCLLSQLFL, from the coding sequence ATGCCGCCGTATTTCCTGCGGGGCTCTGTTGGCTCCACTCAGtcaccttcgccgccgccttcgtgGCTCATTGCCGCCCACCCACAGCCGAGCAATGCATCGATCGGAGAGGCGAACACGTCTTCGATTCTGAAGGAGCTCCCGTCGGAGGTTCTCATACCGACGTTCCTCGTCTTGGTGATGTCTAGTGTTATGGTGACGGCTGTGAACGCCGTCTTCAATGTATTTGTCCATCAGGATCGCATGGTGATGGAAACCTTCCAGCAGTGGAGCCGCGTGCTGTGGATGAGCAAGGCGGCTCACATTGTGGAGGCGCCATCTGCCGAGCAGGCGCACCGCATGACGCAGACGCACCATGTGGCTGCCGTGACGGCGAGAAGCACCACCCCTGTGATGTCGCCCGTGGAGCTGTACAAcagcgccgccttcttccGCGGGATTGCCGCGCCCACCGCCCCGGCGGCGTCTCGGACCGGTGCCACAGCATCTTCTGCGACGGACGTCATCTTAGTTGGTGTGGCGAGCAGTTGTTCAGCGACGCCTTTGCCGAGCgcgacgtcggcgacgccgtgcaCCGGCGATGCGGACGTAATTGCAGAAGCGGAGGTGTACCATGAGGAGAACCCAcctgcggcggtgcctgcGCCTGTCGTTGCGGAGGCCCTCACGAACAccatggaggcggtgcggcgagaGAGCCAGCACGTCATCTTTGAGTTTCACCCATATTACATTATCCTCTGCGCCACCAAGGAGTTCGCGATGCTCATTTATATTCAGTACCACTTTGGCGGGATTCAcggcggctggcgccgctTTTGCGTCTGCGGCGCGGCAAACATCTTCTCTGGCCTTCTTACCTCCGTCTGGGAGTACGCCATGATGGCGCTCCTCCCGCTGGACCTCGACCGTGCcacgccggtggtggtgaaggaaGAGACGAAAGCGGACTCCGTCTTTATCGTGGAGCTGCTGTTGCGCATCAGCACCCTTGAGCTGAATGACTTGCCGACAGTTCTGATGCAAGGCACCACCTTCGTGGCGTtcgccgcggtgctggtgccgctcCTGGGCACCTTTTGCTCGTCCGGTCTTGTCCGGTACATGTGGATTTACGTGCCCCTCTGGCTCATCTACTTGGTCGTGCGCCATATCTACTACCAAGGCGCCggctccctcccctcccctagGGCGCGCAACGCAGCGGCCGTCGTGGGCATGACGAACGAGATGCTGAAGGCGTTTTTGATGAAGGCGCTGACGGTATttgtgctgctcttcacGATGCAGTCCAGCTTCTTGCTAGGTCTGGCgtgggcggagggggcgACGTACGATGAGGGGCTGCAGTACATGGCACTCCACGAGTTCGGCTTCCACGCAGGCGCCTTTGCCTCCTCTTTTCAGAAGGTGTGTTTGCTGAGCCAGTTATTCCTgtga
- a CDS encoding conserved hypothetical protein (previous protein_id=AAZ09812.1), producing the protein MPCVCSGAYTMSISSRHRYKRPLQRGLLSVCALALFVCVVFTHASAPVYDASNVKIIVENTFDSTQRSSHIQVCEAKGGVLVPDVSDAIHQELVNAMTAVGATSYCGYLGGTTLLSSSSCTTSKATLDCIWYWDEGRYSGIESAYAFYKGNYFPASGSNGGLAGAGMLSTDSSNHWTTKKGVQAYPGRKYQRYAMLILPQTSSTAGWMDSAESGFSYGEAPTNRYYAMCLVEQATTTTTTTTTTTTTTTTTTTTTTTTTTAAPLITTTTTTTPPTTTTLPPTTSTTSEPTTREESDQKVTMWVGISIFLVLAMALVFALIMGRARQKGWCCFAAKEPAGAASTTSGKLVAPAASLSEKRRRSRRPSLASKSSFHSNSSSSGTVRSFHVASPHRDRSGRRSILRNDDEQMEDYPEHHDACSSARSQDLAGSERLDPIALVEMVPLRFSEQRMVSTLPVELAQPPLYSEPLIQQSLWNSRSSQCADERIMDTPRPRLRRTSSVSFID; encoded by the coding sequence atgccgtgcgtgtgctcagGCGCCTACACCATGTCTATTTCTTCCCGCCATCGTTACAAGAGGCCGCTACAGCGTGGCCTGCTCAGCGTATGCGCGTTGGCGCTATTCGTTTGTGTGGTGTTCACCCATGCCTCCGCCCCTGTGTACGACGCGAGCAACGTGAAGATCATCGTGGAAAACACGTTTGATTCCACCCAGCGCAGCTCTCACATTCAGGTGTGCGAAGCGAAGGGAGGTGTGCTGGTGCCAGACGTATCTGACGCCATTCACCAGGAGCTGGTGAACgcgatgacggcggtggGTGCGACTAGCTATTGTGGCTACCTGGGAGGCACCACGCttctgtcctcctcctcatgcACAACGTCCAAGGCAACGCTGGACTGCATTTGGTATTGGGACGAAGGGCGGTACAGCGGTATCGAGAGCGCCTACGCCTTTTACAAAGGCAACTACTTCCCTGCCTCGGGGAGCAACGGTGGTTTGGCCGGTGCGGGCATGCTCAGCACCGACTCGAGTAACCACTGGACGACGAAGAAGGGCGTGCAAGCATACCCGGGAAGGAAGTACCAGCGCTATGCGATGCTCATCCTGCCCCAAACGTCTTCAACGGCAGGTTGGATGGACAGTGCTGAAAGCGGGTTTTCATACGGCGAAGCGCCGACGAACCGTTACTATGCCATGTGCCTCGTCGAACAGGCAACAACGActacgacgaccaccacgacgacgaccacgaccactacgacgacgaccactaccacgaccaccaccacgacggcaGCTCCCTTGATTACCACAACTACAACCACGACGCCtcctaccaccaccacgctgCCACCCACCACGAGCACGACCAGCGAACCGACGACACGAGAGGAGAGCGACCAGAAGGTGACCATGTGGGTCGGTATCTCGATCTTCCTTGTACTGGCGATGGCCCTTGTTTTCGCCCTCATTATGGGCAGAGCTCGGCAAAAGGGCTGGTGTTGCTTTGCGGCCAAGGAGCCTGCaggcgccgcgtcgacgACATCGGGCAAGTTGGTTGCcccggcggcgtcgttgaGCGAAAAGCGACGCAGGTCGCGGCGCCCCAGCCTCGCGTCAAAGTCGTCCTTTCACTCGAACAGCAGTAGCAGTGGAACCGTACGCTCCTTTCACGTCGCCTCACCCCACAGGGACCGTTCCGGGCGCCGATCGATTCTCCGAAACGATGACGAACAGATGGAGGACTATCCAGAGCACCACGATGCCTGTTCTAGCGCCCGCAGCCAGGACCTCGCAGGGAGTGAGAGGCTCGATCCTATTGCACTGGTGGAGATGGTGCCTCTGCGATTCTCGGAGCAGCGCATGGTTTCGACTCTGCCAGTGGAGCTCGCCCAACCGCCACTCTATAGCGAGCCGCTGATACAACAATCGTTGTGGAACTCACGGTCGTCTCAGTGCGCAGATGAGCGCATCATGGACACCCCGCGGCCGCGACTGCGCCGCACCTCGAGCGTGAGCTTCATCGACTAG
- a CDS encoding conserved hypothetical protein (previous protein_id=AAZ09809.1) has translation MLRFPKQVRGGHGTCRVALCSSCRGVALTPQRMQLQHRDRIIGSHGAGLVNHQSMATMEIRSNFTRVQNAAPAADLFRTKVHEGLGTSDKDPYLRTLPNQESRPPESSVLRVAAATAPSLEERQCLHQKWGTLQYWLGDQYPRLPLFLEELLVSDALPVSPAAEAMVQTFAAEVIPAMAKQGGPGAEEKLEALWKQAVQAYGKLTTSHVFDKVAFERELAALRARYQADMSALSPCEDSALALEVLRRKAIAKRNAFLREGLLPMVRNSPYVGYGDGVWRVFFDSVAAHKRDLFSSSNSPVSATLGFAWEGLMMEDAVRTPAMTAPVALYLLLVSISASHNRAPAELKTASAHLDEGIVSTEQRVVPSAFATVSPIVKRRFAADALKGLLGEVKGCGRLAKALRSARLYDWSRDAALCEAMLDDRQLLRADVENMVDRFDSTAEVKSLLQSLMSGTDSAIKAHVSHVFQLPGMASKSHQLVDWDATMSAVDWPHCWREHARELLSDPATLEAVYRLLKNATGAKHATKRLFSDEYAAEVEAALQRRKERAEARKARAEQLVRNLTSYEQVEGTLAVLRKVGVSLRELEGAELATAEQRTVRRPQVDNGVLDLLLEAIRQRHPSWAKSGVLPAVASAAAKSPVWYLECMTRIYIRLSYVPQAAAALMAQRTRRRLGPVGTEPTQFNVPTEMGMVEQYDNLQYKRYDWQGWYQRMVDVHNRNVSIKCRLDDLKRLDAYGNPFVEMQTERRLRILADHRVGMGVLKLDSDKYEDQHDNITYGSTKLSELLADARKAQLGKEYWPSVEVKVRRPSGQSKAYYSVLDDARIESKSKELYAKYREAKKRSLFVTPMDLWLDVKGMQVRKAAETADAQGYTVDSLQYAMEDDSSDKG, from the coding sequence ATGCTCCGCTTCCCAAAGCAGGTGCGAGGTGGTCACGGCACATGCCGCGTCGCACTGTGCAGCTCATGTCGCGGTGTCGCACTAACGCCGCAACGGATGCAACTGCAGCATCGTGACCGCATTATTGGCTCACATGGCGCGGGTCTTGTCAATCATCAGTCGATGGCCACGATGGAGATTCGCTCCAACTTCACGCGTGTGCAGAAcgccgcgccggcagcagacCTTTTTCGTACCAAAGTGCACGAAGGCCTCGGCACTAGCGACAAGGACCCGTACCTGCGCACGCTGCCGAACCAAGAGTCCCGTCCACCAGAGAGCTCCGTGCTgcgcgtggctgcggcgACTGCCCCGTCCCTCGAGGAGCGGCAGTGCCTGCACCAGAAGTGGGGCACGCTGCAGTACTGGCTTGGCGACCAGTACCCGCGTCTGCCTCTCTTCCTTGAAGAGCTGCTCGTCTCGGACGCATTGCCTGTGTCGCCAGCAGCTGAGGCCATGGTGCAGACGTTTGCAGCCGAGGTGATCCCAGCCATGGCGAAGCAGGGCGGCCCAggcgcggaggagaagctAGAGGCGCTATGGAAGCAGGCGGTTCAAGCTTACGGGAAACTGACCACGTCGCACGTCTTTGACAAGGTAGCCTTCGAACGCgagctcgccgcgctgcgcgctcGGTACCAGGCAGACATGTCTGCGTTGTCGCCGTGCGAGGATAGCGCCCTGGCGCTCGAGGTGCTTCGTCGGAAGGCTATTGCGAAGCGGAACGCGTTCCTGCGCGAggggctgctgccgatgGTGCGCAACAGCCCGTACGTTGGCTATGGAGATGGGGTGTGGCGCGTCTTTTTCGATAGCGTTGCGGCACACAAGAGGgacctcttctcctcctccaatTCGCCTGTCAGCGCCACGCTTGGCTTTGCGTGGGAGGGGCTTATGATGGAAGATGCGGTGCGTACCCCTGCTATGACGGCTCCCGTCGCTCTCTACCTGCTGCTAGTCTCGATTTCTGCGAGCCATAACCGCGCTCCTGCGGAACTGAAGACCGCATCGGCTCACCTCGACGAGGGCATCGTGTCCACCGAGCAGCGCGTGGTGCCCTCAGCGTTTGCGACAGTTAGTCCGATTGTGAAGCGCCGCTTTGCTGCAGATGCTCTGAAGGGGCTGCTAGGAGAGGTGAAGGGGTGCGGCCGTCTCGCCAAGGCTCTGCGCTCCGCCAGGCTCTACGACTGGagccgcgacgctgcgctgtGTGAGGCGATGCTAGACGACCGACAGCTCTTGCGAGCTGACGTGGAGAACATGGTGGATCGCTTTGACAGCACCGCTGAGGTgaagtcgctgctgcagtcgtTGATGAGTGGGACGGACAGCGCCATCAAGGCACACGTCAGCCACGTCTTTCAGCTCCCTGGCATGGCGAGCAAGAGCCACCAGCTGGTGGACTGGGACGCCACCATGTCCGCCGTGGACTGGCCGCACTGCTGGCGCGAGCATGCGCGCGAGCTGCTTTCCGACCCGGCAACGTTGGAGGCAGTGTACCGCTTGCTCAAGAACGCGACTGGTGCAAAGCATGCCACGAAGCGGCTCTTTTCTGACGAATACGCGGCTGAGGTGGAGGCAGCTCTGCAGCGACGCAAGGAACGCGCGGAGGCACGCAAGGCCAGGGCCGAGCAGCTGGTCCGAAACCTCACGTCGTATGAGCAGGTAGAGGGCACGCTTGCTGTGCTTCGTAAAGTAGGGGTTTCGCTGCGGGAGCTCGAAGGTGCCGAGCTCGCCACCGCGGAGCAGCGCACAGTGCGCCGCCCGCAGGTGGACAACGGCGTGCTCGACCTCCTTTTGGAGGCCATCCGTCAGCGCCATCCATCGTGGGCAAAGTCAGGTGTTCTCCCAGCAGtcgcctctgcggcggccaAGTCGCCGGTGTGGTACTTGGAGTGCATGACGCGCATATATATCCGCCTTTCCTACGTCccgcaggcggcagcggctctaatggcgcagcgcacgcgtcgtcgtctcgGCCCTGTCGGGACGGAGCCGACACAGTTTAACGTGCCGACGGAGATGGGTATGGTGGAGCAGTACGACAATTTGCAGTACAAGCGGTACGACTGGCAAGGCTGGTATCAGCGCATGGTGGACGTTCACAACCGCAACGTCTCCATCAAGTGCCGCCTCGACGATTTGAAGCGGCTGGACGCCTACGGAAACCCGTTTGTGGAGATGCAGACGGAGAGGCGTCTACGCATTCTTGCTGATCATCGCGTTGGCATGGGTGTGCTGAAGCTCGACAGCGACAAGTATGAGGATCAGCACGACAACATAACCTACGGCTCGACGAAGCTGTCTGAACTGCTGGCGGACGCTcgcaaggcgcagctggGCAAGGAGTACTGGCCCTCGGTCGAGGTGAAGGTGCGCCGTCCGTCTGGGCAGAGCAAGGCGTACTACTCCGTTCTCGATGATGCCCGCATCGAGTCGAAGAGCAAGGAGCTCTACGCGAAATACCGCGAGGCCAAGAAACGAAGCCTCTTCGTGACGCCGATGGACCTTTGGTTGGACGTGAAGGGTATGCAAGTGCGCAAggcggcggagacggcggaCGCGCAAGGCTACACCGTCGACTCCCTGCAATACGCGATGGAggacgacagcagcgacaaaGGTTGA